In Mycolicibacterium alvei, a single window of DNA contains:
- a CDS encoding SCO1664 family protein: protein MTPTPSPDLDPGPDDGAVLADGELTVIGRIRSASNATFLCEATSGDRQVHCVYKPIRGEAPLWDFPDGTLAGRELGAYLVSAALGWNIVPRTIIRDGPAGPGMIQRWVDQPGDQVGDEPDAAPDLVDLLPAGNLPPGFLPILQAYDYAGDEVTLVHADDPRLFRMAVFDVLINNADRKGGHILSGLDGAVYGVDHGVSLHVEDKLRTVLWGWAGKPVDDETLADVAALRDGFGGVAEQLCTHITAAEIAALRSRIVGLLNNPVMPTPDRHRPIPWPAF from the coding sequence ATGACGCCGACACCTAGCCCCGATCTCGATCCCGGTCCCGACGATGGCGCGGTCCTGGCCGACGGCGAGCTGACGGTGATCGGCCGCATCCGGTCGGCCAGCAATGCCACCTTCCTGTGTGAGGCGACTTCCGGCGACCGGCAGGTCCACTGCGTGTACAAGCCGATCCGGGGTGAGGCACCGCTGTGGGATTTTCCCGACGGCACCTTGGCCGGCCGCGAGTTGGGCGCCTACCTGGTCTCGGCCGCATTGGGCTGGAATATCGTGCCCCGCACCATTATTCGTGACGGACCGGCCGGTCCCGGGATGATTCAGCGCTGGGTGGACCAGCCCGGCGATCAGGTGGGGGACGAGCCGGATGCAGCCCCCGACCTGGTGGACCTGCTGCCGGCCGGAAACCTCCCGCCGGGTTTCCTGCCGATCCTGCAGGCCTACGACTACGCCGGCGACGAGGTGACGCTGGTACACGCCGATGATCCCCGCCTGTTCCGGATGGCGGTGTTCGACGTGCTGATCAACAACGCCGACCGCAAGGGCGGACACATCCTCTCCGGGCTCGACGGGGCCGTGTACGGCGTCGACCACGGGGTGAGCCTGCACGTCGAGGACAAGCTGCGGACCGTGTTGTGGGGTTGGGCCGGCAAGCCCGTCGACGACGAAACGCTGGCCGACGTCGCGGCACTGCGCGACGGCTTCGGCGGCGTGGCCGAGCAGTTGTGTACCCACATCACCGCGGCCGAGATTGCCGCCTTGCGGTCCAGAATCGTTGGGCTACTGAATAATCCGGTGATGCCGACTCCCGATCGGCACCGGCCGATCCCGTGGCCGGCCTTCTAG
- a CDS encoding DUF2628 domain-containing protein, whose product MTEQTPVDNLSDSWRWKFDFFDTYGLPSASPEAKAAFRELSFMARMRLNSNILAFLFGSIYFFVKGMWRKGLTLLGITIAAAVVFTAVGVSDNVGRAIGIGIAVLAMSTANYAYYLHVTRNSQSWNPFEGFGRAR is encoded by the coding sequence GTGACCGAGCAAACCCCTGTCGACAACCTGTCCGACTCGTGGCGCTGGAAGTTCGATTTCTTCGACACCTACGGCCTGCCGAGTGCGAGTCCCGAGGCCAAGGCCGCCTTCCGCGAACTCAGCTTCATGGCCCGGATGCGGCTCAACTCGAACATCCTGGCGTTCCTGTTCGGTTCGATCTACTTCTTCGTCAAGGGCATGTGGCGCAAGGGTCTGACGCTGCTGGGGATCACAATCGCGGCGGCGGTGGTGTTCACCGCGGTCGGCGTCAGCGACAATGTCGGCCGGGCCATCGGGATCGGCATTGCGGTGCTGGCGATGTCGACCGCGAACTACGCCTACTACCTGCACGTGACGCGCAACAGCCAGTCCTGGAATCCGTTCGAGGGGTTCGGGCGCGCCCGTTAG
- a CDS encoding 3'(2'),5'-bisphosphate nucleotidase CysQ, which produces MHSTDAALAAAVAEEAGELLLVVREEIGFYDPYYLGDEGDRRSNALILDRLAKARPGDSVLSEEAVDDLSRVDADRVWIVDPVDGTHEFSMPGREDWAVHIALWQRSVGVDGGLSDAVVALPARGEVYRSDTVSPPRPRRAGPLLITASSNRPPAVLWRMREQLDFRMVRIGSAGAKAMAVVRGDVDAYIHAGGQWEWDSAAPAGVVLAAGLHASRLDGSELRYNRADPYLPDFVMCRKELAPILLEAIGAAR; this is translated from the coding sequence ATGCACTCGACCGACGCCGCTCTGGCCGCCGCAGTGGCAGAAGAGGCCGGCGAGCTGCTGCTGGTCGTGCGCGAGGAGATCGGTTTCTACGACCCCTACTATCTCGGCGACGAGGGCGACCGACGGTCCAACGCACTGATCCTGGACCGGTTGGCCAAGGCCCGCCCCGGCGATTCCGTGCTCAGCGAGGAGGCGGTCGACGACCTGTCCCGCGTGGACGCCGACCGGGTGTGGATCGTCGACCCCGTCGACGGCACGCATGAGTTCTCGATGCCCGGCCGTGAGGACTGGGCCGTGCACATCGCCCTGTGGCAGCGTTCGGTCGGCGTCGACGGGGGACTGTCGGACGCCGTCGTGGCCCTGCCCGCCCGCGGTGAGGTGTACCGCAGCGACACCGTCAGCCCGCCCAGGCCGCGCCGGGCCGGGCCGCTGTTGATCACCGCGAGCTCGAATCGCCCCCCGGCGGTGCTGTGGCGCATGCGCGAACAACTTGATTTCCGGATGGTGCGGATCGGCTCGGCCGGGGCCAAGGCCATGGCGGTGGTGCGCGGTGACGTCGACGCCTACATCCACGCCGGCGGGCAGTGGGAGTGGGATTCGGCCGCGCCTGCGGGCGTTGTGCTGGCCGCGGGCCTGCACGCGTCCCGGCTGGACGGCTCGGAGCTGCGCTACAACCGGGCCGACCCCTACCTGCCGGATTTCGTCATGTGCCGCAAGGAGCTGGCACCGATCCTGCTGGAGGCGATCGGGGCGGCCCGGTGA
- the mshC gene encoding cysteine--1-D-myo-inosityl 2-amino-2-deoxy-alpha-D-glucopyranoside ligase, which yields MQSWSAPSIPVLEGRGPQLRLYDSADRQVRPVTPGPTATMYVCGITPYDATHLGHAATYLAFDLVHRLWLDAGHAVHYVQNVTDVDDPLFERADRDGIDWRDLGDRETQLFRDDMTALRVLPPHDYVAATETISEVVELVEKMLAAGAAYVVDDAQYPDVYYRADATVQFGYESGYDRDTMVRLFGERGGDPDRAGKSDELDALLWRAERPGEPSWPSPFGAGRPGWHVECSAIALTRIGSGLDIQGGGSDLIFPHHEFSAAHAESVTGERRFARHYVHAGMIGWDGHKMSKSRGNLVLVSRLRAEGVDPSAVRLGLFAGHYRSDRYWSDEVLDEANARLTHWRSATALPAGPDATDVVARVRQYLADDLDTPKALAALDGWCTDALTYGGHDTTSPRRVADVVDALLGVAL from the coding sequence ATGCAATCATGGTCGGCACCGTCAATTCCGGTGCTGGAAGGGCGTGGTCCGCAGCTGCGGCTGTACGACAGCGCCGACCGGCAGGTACGCCCGGTCACCCCGGGACCGACGGCCACCATGTACGTGTGTGGCATCACCCCGTATGACGCCACGCATCTGGGCCACGCCGCGACCTACCTGGCCTTCGATCTGGTGCACCGGCTGTGGCTGGACGCCGGGCACGCCGTGCACTACGTGCAGAACGTCACCGATGTGGATGATCCGCTGTTCGAGCGGGCCGATCGCGACGGCATCGACTGGCGTGACCTCGGTGACCGCGAGACACAGTTGTTCCGCGACGACATGACCGCGCTGCGGGTCCTGCCCCCGCATGACTATGTGGCCGCTACCGAGACCATCTCCGAGGTGGTCGAGCTGGTGGAGAAGATGCTGGCCGCGGGCGCGGCCTACGTCGTCGACGATGCCCAGTACCCCGACGTGTACTACCGCGCCGACGCCACCGTGCAGTTCGGCTACGAGTCGGGCTACGACCGCGACACCATGGTGCGGCTGTTCGGCGAGCGCGGCGGCGACCCCGACCGGGCCGGCAAGAGCGACGAACTCGACGCCTTGCTGTGGCGCGCCGAGCGGCCGGGCGAGCCCAGCTGGCCGTCACCGTTCGGGGCGGGCCGGCCGGGCTGGCATGTCGAGTGTTCGGCGATCGCCCTCACCCGCATCGGCTCCGGCCTGGACATCCAGGGCGGTGGCAGCGACCTGATTTTCCCGCACCACGAGTTCTCTGCCGCGCACGCCGAATCGGTCACGGGGGAGCGACGTTTCGCTCGTCACTACGTCCACGCGGGCATGATCGGCTGGGACGGCCACAAGATGAGCAAGAGCCGCGGCAACCTCGTGCTGGTCTCGCGGCTGCGCGCCGAAGGGGTGGATCCCTCGGCCGTGCGGCTCGGCCTGTTCGCCGGGCACTACCGCAGCGACCGGTACTGGAGCGATGAGGTGCTCGACGAGGCCAACGCCCGGCTCACGCACTGGCGCAGCGCCACCGCGCTGCCCGCGGGTCCGGATGCCACCGATGTGGTGGCCCGGGTGCGGCAGTATCTCGCCGACGATCTGGACACTCCGAAAGCGCTTGCGGCACTGGATGGTTGGTGTACCGATGCGCTGACCTACGGCGGGCATGACACCACGTCGCCGCGCCGGGTCGCCGACGTGGTGGATGCGCTCCTGGGCGTCGCACTGTAG
- a CDS encoding SDR family oxidoreductase, with product MGSVNGKVVFITGGARGIGAEVARRLRRRGANLVLTDLDEAPLSALSAELGEEHVLTALADVRDLPAMQKAADAAVERFGGIDIVMANAGIASFGSVMQVDPEAFKRVVDINVTGVFNTVRATLPSVVKRRGYVLVVSSLAAFTSAPGLAAYHASKAGAEYFANTLRLEVAHLGVDVGSAHMSWIDTPLVQDAKSDLSAFREMLSKLPPPLNRTTTVDACGAAFVKGIEGRKKRIYSPQWVEAFRWIRPFVTTPLAERDILKFTPTLLPKLDAEAAALGRSTSARIEALEEK from the coding sequence ATGGGTTCTGTGAACGGGAAAGTCGTCTTCATCACCGGCGGTGCACGCGGTATCGGCGCCGAAGTGGCCCGCAGATTGCGTCGCAGGGGTGCCAACCTGGTACTCACCGACCTCGATGAGGCGCCGCTGAGCGCGCTGTCCGCCGAACTCGGCGAGGAGCATGTGTTGACCGCACTGGCCGACGTGCGCGATCTGCCCGCGATGCAGAAGGCCGCCGACGCCGCCGTCGAGCGATTCGGCGGTATCGACATCGTGATGGCCAACGCCGGTATCGCCAGTTTCGGTTCGGTCATGCAGGTGGACCCGGAGGCGTTCAAACGGGTCGTCGACATCAACGTGACGGGTGTGTTCAACACCGTGCGGGCCACGCTCCCGTCCGTCGTCAAGCGCCGCGGGTACGTGCTGGTGGTGTCCTCGCTTGCCGCGTTCACCTCGGCACCCGGGCTGGCCGCCTATCACGCCTCCAAGGCCGGTGCCGAGTACTTCGCCAACACGCTTCGCCTCGAGGTGGCCCACCTCGGCGTCGACGTCGGCTCGGCCCACATGAGCTGGATCGACACGCCATTGGTGCAGGACGCCAAGTCAGACCTCTCGGCATTCCGAGAGATGCTGTCCAAGCTGCCGCCGCCCCTGAACCGGACGACCACCGTCGACGCCTGCGGCGCCGCCTTCGTCAAAGGCATCGAGGGCCGCAAGAAGCGCATCTACAGCCCGCAGTGGGTCGAGGCATTCCGGTGGATCCGGCCGTTCGTCACCACGCCACTGGCCGAGCGCGACATCCTCAAGTTCACCCCGACGCTGCTGCCGAAACTCGACGCCGAGGCGGCGGCGCTGGGCCGTTCGACCAGTGCCCGCATCGAGGCGCTGGAAGAGAAGTAA